The following proteins are encoded in a genomic region of Nitrospira sp.:
- a CDS encoding glycosyltransferase, translating to METIDIVVGFDQREAVVYHVFCQSILEQTSRPVRFLPLVQGSLSGYRESHSDGSNAFTYSRFLCPHLMQYNGYVIYADGDMVCNADIAELWDLRDPSKAVQVVKHDYLTKANKKYFGRRNEDYPRKNWSSVVIWNCRHPKNRLLTTKFIEGKTGSFLHQFQWLEDTEIGDLPKEWNWLATEYQVNSKAKLIHFTLGSPCFHEYRDSEMAEAWHSAFDRTTQGMDR from the coding sequence ATGGAAACAATAGATATTGTGGTCGGATTTGATCAGCGAGAAGCGGTGGTCTATCACGTTTTTTGTCAGTCCATCCTTGAGCAGACCAGTAGACCGGTGAGGTTTCTCCCTCTTGTGCAAGGCTCTCTGTCGGGGTATCGAGAAAGCCATTCTGATGGCAGTAATGCATTCACGTATTCACGATTTCTATGCCCCCATTTGATGCAATACAATGGGTATGTCATCTACGCTGATGGGGATATGGTTTGTAACGCGGACATTGCCGAACTCTGGGATTTACGCGATCCAAGTAAAGCAGTTCAGGTAGTAAAACATGATTACCTTACCAAAGCGAACAAAAAATACTTTGGCAGAAGAAATGAGGACTATCCCAGGAAAAATTGGTCCAGCGTCGTAATTTGGAACTGTCGGCATCCCAAGAATAGGCTACTAACGACAAAGTTCATCGAAGGCAAAACTGGATCGTTTTTGCACCAGTTTCAATGGTTAGAAGATACCGAGATTGGGGACCTTCCAAAGGAATGGAACTGGCTTGCGACCGAATACCAGGTTAATTCAAAGGCGAAACTCATTCACTTCACTCTTGGGTCCCCATGCTTTCATGAATACAGGGATTCTGAAATGGCAGAGGCTTGGCATTCTGCATTTGATCGTACGACCCAGGGAATGGATAGATAG
- a CDS encoding TauD/TfdA family dioxygenase, giving the protein MSAPQNPYRTLTVSPLAGALGAQVGGVTLKSLEDEAAWAEIRRAFTEYSVLVFRDQGIEPADQMRIGVRFGPPCHYPFVTGMDGFPFIFEVVKEEAEKVNFGGNWHSDTTYLQQPPLATLLYAVETPAYGGDTLFANTRAAYEALSEGMRKLLDGMVGINSAGLKHSGGRSDLHRGISGMKVHDTDTAAQYEAEHPVARTHPETGCKALYLSRSHTIRLKGLTEEESRPLIDFLQAHQVRPEFTCRVRWAPGTLTVWDNRCTQHTAVNDYHGHRRHMRRLTVGAQTPK; this is encoded by the coding sequence ATGAGCGCACCCCAGAACCCCTACCGGACCCTGACCGTTTCGCCGCTCGCGGGCGCGCTCGGCGCCCAGGTGGGCGGCGTGACGCTGAAGTCGCTCGAGGACGAGGCTGCATGGGCCGAGATCCGGCGCGCCTTCACAGAGTACTCGGTGCTGGTGTTCCGCGACCAGGGCATCGAGCCTGCGGACCAGATGAGGATCGGTGTGCGATTCGGCCCGCCGTGCCACTACCCGTTCGTCACCGGCATGGACGGCTTTCCGTTCATCTTCGAGGTGGTGAAGGAGGAGGCGGAGAAGGTCAATTTCGGCGGCAACTGGCATTCGGACACCACCTACCTGCAGCAGCCCCCGCTCGCCACCTTGCTCTACGCCGTGGAGACTCCGGCGTACGGCGGCGACACGCTGTTTGCCAATACGCGCGCCGCCTACGAAGCGTTGTCCGAAGGCATGCGCAAGTTGCTCGACGGCATGGTGGGCATCAACAGCGCGGGGCTCAAGCACAGCGGCGGCCGCAGCGACCTGCACAGGGGCATCTCCGGCATGAAGGTGCACGACACCGACACCGCGGCGCAGTACGAAGCCGAGCACCCCGTCGCGCGCACGCATCCGGAAACCGGATGCAAGGCGCTCTACCTCTCGCGCAGCCATACCATCCGCCTCAAGGGCCTGACCGAGGAGGAGAGTCGGCCGCTGATCGACTTCCTGCAGGCACACCAGGTGCGGCCGGAGTTCACCTGCCGCGTGCGCTGGGCGCCCGGCACGCTCACAGTCTGGGACAACCGCTGCACGCAGCACACTGCGGTCAACGACTACCATGGCCATCGCCGTCACATGCGGCGCCTGACCGTCGGCGCTCAGACCCCGAAGTAA